The following is a genomic window from Labeo rohita strain BAU-BD-2019 chromosome 15, IGBB_LRoh.1.0, whole genome shotgun sequence.
GTGTTTCTGGGTAAAACATGAGGTCCACATAGGTGTTGGTATAGGTTTCGTCAGAAAGTGCACCTTTATATACAGCAGCCCCAAAATATCTTCACTTAAAgagattgttcacccaaaaatcaaaattttgtcattgtttaatcaGAATTATGCCATCCCAaacctgtgtgtttttttagtgGAACACAAGATAGTATAAGGaatgtttaaattttgtttttgtaatgaaatggggtccaaaacaatcCTGTTGGATTCATTAACTGTCATTTTATGtatgaaaaaaacacattataaaaatatcttcttttgagtactcagaaagtcatacaggtttaaaataGGGTTGCAAAAAAGTGGAACGTTTCCGGAAATTTTCCACCCCTTTGCAACCGGATTGACATgatggtgaataaatgatgacaaaattaaattttttaagtaaacCATACCTTTAAGCCACACTTAAATGCtgaatgtttttgcattatataacaaaatcaaatcaaGTGGCATTGTTTTAGATAGATAACACAAgcagttttcaaactaaaaagaaacaagaaaaacaagttTGTTgggttttaaatagtaaaacaaaaGTATAGAACAAGTATTGTTCACAATTAAgacaaaaaattattcagatGCTAGCGAAACTTCATACATCTACTAAAATTAACCTGATGTAACTTCATCTTTATAATACCTACACTGGATGTGTGCAGCTCGCACACACACCTTGATTTTTTTGCAGTAATTAGCTTGTCCACAAGGTGGTGACACTGCTACCAGCCCattgttttacaaacaaaacaaaaaacaaactactGGAGACGGCAACGACAATAGACGCTCTCACTGGCAAACAGTTGAGGGAGTTAACAGATACACGCAACTTTAGTACACAACCATTTTATCGGTTATAAGTTCTAGAGAGAATTAGCGTAGACGCTGGACAAGGACAAAACTTCATAGTGCGCATTTGTTGAGGGCCTGTGTTCGTGCATGCTATCAACCAGTAAGCTAAGCATTTGCGCCAATAACTAAGGATACTTATGGCTTTAAAAATCAGTGACAAAATGGCTTACGAAGTGAACTAAAttgatagtttacccaaaaaagaagattttgtcattaattactcaccctcatgttgttccaaacccgtaagaccttcattcatcttcggaacacaaatttaaagagaactctacttccagaacaacaatttacaaataatgcactcacctccttgtcatccaagatgttcatgtctttctttcttcagtcatgaataaattatgttttttgaggaaaacatttctgcatttttctccatataatggactgttatggtgccccgattttgaacttccaaaatgcagtttaaatgcagcttaaaacaatcccaaatgcggctgtaggCGATCCCACCCGAGCAAGAAGAGTCTTATTTAGCGTAACGATTGCTTATtctaataaaagtaatacaatttatatactttttaatgccaaacgctctgcctgttttttttccggttcgtgacagttagggtatgttgaaagactcccatctcatgttctccctcaactttgaaatcgtcctatatcgctgttttaccttttttgttaagggtgtttgatcttctttgcatgttcactttgcaaagactgggtcagaacttctgcagcgatgtaggatgattttgaaatgatttttgaagttgagagagaaaatacgattggagtttttcgacataccctaactttcttgaaccagaatacacagagttcagggagagtaaggcaagacgagcgtttgagattaaaaagtatgaaaatgaaatgttttcttcaaaaaacgtaatttctttacgactgaagaaagaaagatatgaacatcttggatgatgggggtgagtacattatatgtgaatctttgttttggaagtggacttctcctttcagatatttttgatgaaatctgagaactttctgaccctgcatagacagcaatggaattgacacattcaaggcccagaaagatagtaagggcTTGTCGTGGTACTGTCCTAAATGCGCATCAAAGACTTacgtggaagagaagaaattgttgaatagtGTTGAAGTTAGTTGTAGTTGTAGTTAATAGTTGTAGTTAACTGttgaagtcgttatttttgttttccttgcacacaaaaagtattcacaACATCAtggttgaaccacagatgtcacatagactattttaccGATGTTcttacaacctttctgggcctttagcgtagtagttgcattgctgttggAAAGCTCTCggacttcatcaaaaacatcttaatttgtgttccgaagatgaacaaaggtcttacaggtttggaatgacatttgCAGATGCCACTTGGTTTAATATTTTGCTAATTTCAGTAAAAACTCAGTTTTAAGTGTGCAAGTGTCCACACACTTTATGGGGCCGCTGTATGCTACATCGGCATCTAACTTCACTTTTTAACACTGAGAATGGTCATTTGAAGGCACTCGTCTTTGAGCACTTCAATGTCAGTTTTATAGGCATTCGTTTTGACCTCACCATAGAAATCAGGCTTCTTCATAGCCAGGGGTGTCTCAACAGTAATGGACGCCCCCATGAGTGTCTCTGGGCTTTGTCCCCGCTGGAAGAGGCCAAAGAGAGTGGCCAGGGCCCGGCCAACATCATGACGGGCCCCTTCGTTGACAAAGCAGTAGAGGATGGGGTCCGCCACGCAGTTAAGACTGGTGAGTGCTAGAGTCACATGATAAGCACCAAACAAGTTCTCCTCTGCACCGCAATCGCAGGGGTTGCTGAGGAAGAGCACGCTGCGCCACAAAAGGAGGACGTGGTATGGAGCGAAGCAGAGGAGGACGATGAGGATCAAACTGAGGGCCAGCCTCTTGATTTTAGCTTTCTCTTGGCGCTCAGTGGAGACGTTAGTGCGCACAGCTCTCAGGATGCCTCTGTACGCAGCCAACATTGCTCCCCAAGGTGCTAAGAAGCCGAGGAAAGTGCGGTACAAGTTCATCCCGGCTACCCAATCCTGCATTGGATACTTCTCGAAGCAGAAGGTGTGGTTGAAGCGGTCCTTGAAAAGCTCATCGTGGAAGAGAGGCGCAGAGTTGGCCACTATTTCCGTTACCCACACAACGACGCTGACCAGCAAGGCTGTTTTAACCCTGCGGACTTTTGCGAATTTCAGGGGGTGAGCCACCGCCAAGTAACGATCCACAGAAATGCAACAGAGGAAGGCGATGCTGACGTAGATGTTGGTGTAGAAGATAAAACCGAACAGCTTGCAAGACACCTGACCGTGGATCCAGTTGTCATGGTGGACGAAATAGTCGATCCAAAGTGGCAAAGTGGCTATATACAAGAGGTCAGCTACAGAGAGGTTCATTAAGTAGACCCCCAACTCGTTCTTCTGTCTGACCTGCATGTACGCGGCCCACAGGGCCATGCAGTTGGTGGGGAAGCCAAGGACGATGACGATAATATATAGCGCCGGCTGGAAGAACTGGTCTATGTTCGAGTCAACATTGCACGAGGTTGAGATGTTACACATGGTCTCTTTGCTACCTCAGAGACGTATATAATCATCAACTCATCAACTCAAGCCATGTTTAAAAATGAGACTAGAAAGTTAAGAGGTTTCCTTTTAGCTTTCATGTGTTGGATTGTAACTGTAACACTGTAGCCCACTACGGTCTAGCATGGTGGGCTTGACGTGTCACATGTCTCTACCACATTTCATGGCTAGTGTTGTTTTAACCTCTCAGAGAGCTCAGAGGTCAAAGACGTGCCCACAAGAGAACATGCCATTAATCCTTGTCAAATGATCACCATGGAGTGGTTTCAGGTGGGGTCAAGGTTTTTTTAGCAGTATGAAACTGTCATGTCCATTTGTGAAGGTCGCACAATGACTAATCTTCTTCGGTGTGTCCAACAACATCCATCtgcaaaaaaggaaaagaacaTTTATGTGAGGTTTAGGAGTCACATGATTCATTATTTACTAGGGCTGCCCTCTAATAGTCGACCAACCATTAGTcgatgagaagaggcttggttgaccaaaattttattagtcgcaaAAAAAGTCACTCAGTCCGTGAAGGACAGATCCTTaccggctggtctatgtggtaatatagtacaccgggcaggacatccaaatgctcacctaccattcatcgacctcaaatatggctatagtaatagcaactttacatggccattaaatctaatgttaacctagaaaaatgtgcgctattgaagtgtctgtgcggagtgtggaagctgaacagtagtgtgcttactgcatgacagatggaggtgtcGTAAAACTAATCTTTCAAATCAAAAgactacgtttatttgtgtacactcagaATGTCAATGagtcggcgccaatagccttgtggctAGTGCGCTGACATATAGCACAACCCGAGTTTGAATCccatctcgaggtcctttgccgatcccagTCCCCTCTCTCCGCtcagtactttcctgtcatctctctactgtcctgtccattatAGACACAAAAAAAGACCCCCCCCCAAAAAGAATGACAAcgaaacattgtgcttttgtaaaataattaaagcaaacaggatgcactttctgccatctcggtctctgtgaacttgagtgcgaaacttcgaaactctgtgtatacttgtcttacagacatgaaaaatataggcTATCTTTAGAGAGTGTCTACTTTTGAAggaaccaattcaaataaaaaacaaatactccCAGATTACGTAATCCTTATGAAACATGTAGGCGCATCCACTACTGCAGATTACcagtcagtgtcgccgacttcatctcttaagccgaaaacaaagaaagcactagtttattaataagttattaaaatgttaatgcggTCTCCTTGTTGTTTTTACCTGatacattaataattattatatttgccGGTGCCTGAGCGCTTATTAGCTCAAGCTCACCTTATTAGCTCAAGCTCAtcatatatatgatttatatagtttattaatgaacgtgtgactaatagtcaactaatgcttaaaatgaacgtcTACTAGTCGACctgaaaaatctttagtcgagggcagccctattATTTATGATCTCTGCAGTGTTTGcgatttttgttattgttaagaTATGTCCTTTCCAGGGCAGTGGCGTGTATTTGTTAGATTAGGTTTTCACTGTGATACAATGAGTGTATGTTTTCCTATTCCCACTCCTAACCCTTGGTCATCCGCGCATTAGCATCTGTTTGTTTGGAGCTGAACTGAATTAACATTCATTACAAACATCCATCTTGTTCTCCAGGGTTTATATCTGTGCAGATCTTACATAGATCTTGGTATGAAGAAGGTAGTTTTTCTCCTTAGATCAAGCAGATTATACGTACCTTCTAGTATGAGgaaatatgatataaaatagCAGAGCAGAACATTATGGCTTGACAGGTGACATACATGCTCCTTGCACATGCAAGGCATTTTTTATAAAACCTTTCTGATTCGCACAGTGTTACTGAAAAAAGAAGTTAACAATAAGGATTGActaacacaaaatataacaattatatgagtttaaatgaataatttatattactttaataatttaacaatttaatcatttggatattgttttttttttattaaacaaagcaataataatacagaTTCCTTCCACTTTCACTTCCACAATTTGTCACATGTGCAGTTCCTGCACTCATCAAGGATAACAAGCAGCCTTTTCTTAAATGGtgttgttatttaataatagtgaTGTGGTACAGGCACAGTCCCTGGAGTGACACCAAGCTTGCTGTTTGCTTCATATTGTTTATAGATTCAGAACTGCCACTGCAGAAGTGATAAATGAGACTTGCTAGTTTGTTAACTGGGTGGCAGTACATACCCAAACCTTAGCATCAAGACAGCACAATAATATTCCAAACATGTaattcaggtaaaaaaaaaaaaattataacattttacacatgcttcttgtgtacattttttttcttcctacaGTAAATGTAACTAATTTTATAACTTCAAAGTAAGTCAGTAAGCCACTTCAGACTCAAAGGAAATAGCTGAACAATGTGGAGAAATGACTCAACGCATTTCAGACTCTGGGGATAACGAATAAAATTCCAAAAGCATAAATCAGATCAGTTCATTCTctaaactaaaatatgtttGCTCTGAAACTTATCCTACTGGAACATTTTACATCTCTAACTAAGATGTCAATGTGTTCTTTGgaaattatacattttcaaaGAACATACATTATAACAACTTGaactaataaaaaaaggatTGCCAATTAATCGTTATAAATCACATCCGAAAgtagtttatgtttacataatgtatgtgtgtatgacatataaatataaacagtacacacctatattatgtaaacaggaatttaaattttggatgcgattaatcgtgattaatcgatttgacagccttattgaaaagttaaaaatgtgtgaaaCCTCTTAAATGGAACCCTgaatattaagacttgtatggcttaatgtaaTGTAGAATTAtatctcttactgaaatatgtagtaaaaaaaccccacaaaagATTTAcgctatttaaaaaatccacagtGTTTAATACATATCTTGGACTATGGGAGGTGCCATTTTTTCgatgatgtaaaatggttgcactctgccTTTGGGGCTTTTAGAAGACCACAGCTACTGCAAGAGCTTACAAatagcagagacaagaaacgctagatgccatcctggcaggatgtaaacatgcagaCGCTTGTCATGATGCTGCAGCCACTGAAGAAGTTTCTCAGCACGGATTTCACTTGATATCCAGgggtgtttagactccttgtggggaaaaatcgatggtacagcatttggttttaaggagaagtccacttctaaaacaaagattcacatataatgtactcacccccttgttcatgtctttctttcttcagttgtaaaaaaattatgttttttgagaaaaacatttcagcatttttctccatataattgtctgcattgttttcattaaaaaaatacaatttaaatacttttaaatctcaaacgctcatcttgcctttctctccctgaactctgtgtattctggttcaaggcagttagggtatgtcgaaaaactccaatatccaatattttctccctcaacttcaaaaatcagcagctgtggtcatcgtataagtattttattatagttgtgttgtagcaacaggtagcgccagcaGCTTACAAAATGCAGCCATTTAAATTCAGCAAAATAAGGGCGCccaccatagtccaaaatatgtaaaacaatgtggattttttaaataatgtaaatatttaatgggttttctactacatatttcagtaagaaacgtcatttacgttatattaagccattcgagtcttaatacctggggatccctttaaaaggacagttcaaCCAAAGGGATAgttttcaccctcatgttattccaaacctgttggTTACCAACAGAATGAGGTTTTATTCGAGTTGTCACTTAAACAATTTTGGGGCATTACAAATACTAgtttgccttaaagggactttgtaTATAGTCATACTGCTGTTATATATACTGCTGCTGGTTTAAGATTACAGCATATATGTCCTTGTTGCAAAGCCAAACTCAAAACTGACTACTGTTTTACAAAAGATACAAGACTTAAAaagaaacttaaaatgaaaaccagTTTTGCACTGAACGAGGAAATGAATCCTATTTTACTCTAAAACAAATGCTAAAAATGACCTGCACTCTATTTTGTCCACTATTGAACCAAACAGTTACTGGAGTGATAGAGAACTTCCCTAGTGTGGCACCAGTCTTAAGATATTGCTTGTGAGCTTGATGCTTTTCAGTCAGTAGGAAATATGAGATAACAGCAGAGGTCCGCTGCCCTGCCTGGGGCCAGTAACGGTGACCGATATGCCAACAGAGGCCTAAAAATCACTGGCCTAATCCAATCTGTCATTCTGCTCCAATATCAATATCTCATAGTGGCAGATAACAATGTATCCTTTAATAGAGAAAAGCACAAAGCTCCACAGGGCACGAAAGACTTAAAGATGATGGAATGTAAACCACTGGAAAGTTGTCAACCCGACTTCATTTTCATCCAGGTTTGTTGATAAGTGTGTGGGGACATAACTGGCAGTGACGATGTAAAAAGATATCTCAGAGTAAAATACGCACTTTGTGTGCATTTACAACTTTTGATAATATCAAAGTTTGCATTACACAAAAGGAGAAGATCTTTTGATGCAGTGTAAACAAATATAGCTGGCCTTTGTCCATGATCACTGGGGTAACATAAAGCACAGAATAAAGACCTGTTACTGCATTTTGCCTCTATAGACAGATGAACAAAGCACTCGGATGTCGGACCCTATCTCCCATAACCCTGGAAATGAGGCTATGGATAATCAGGGACACCTGCTTTGCAGTAGTGGTCAGTGATACCATCACGCTCAATATTGACACTCTGGAGTACAAAGAAATAAGTATCTATAGTCTCTAATGAGAATAGAAATAGTATTGTGTCATGAAGTCATGAAAAACACTTCTCAGAAGAGGACTGCTCAGTAGAAGCGGAACAAATGACtgaaaaaacaactgaaagtaATCAAGATTATAATTACAGCTACcaattaaatggatagttcacctaaaaatgaaaattagctcattatttactcatcctccaggtatcctaggtgtatatgtcttgcttctttgttttggactgatgaagagaaacacccgcccatgccattctaaagcttggaagtgccaggataatttgtATTATAACGCCAactggattcgtctgaaagaaggaactCATATACACCCAGGATGCCTggaggttgagtaaataatgggctatcatttttgggtgaaatatccttTTATGCTATTGGGAAGCATAACATGTTTGGTTGGTTCTACCTGCTTGAGCTCTGttgctgttttattaaataac
Proteins encoded in this region:
- the gpr4 gene encoding G-protein coupled receptor 4, translated to MCNISTSCNVDSNIDQFFQPALYIIVIVLGFPTNCMALWAAYMQVRQKNELGVYLMNLSVADLLYIATLPLWIDYFVHHDNWIHGQVSCKLFGFIFYTNIYVSIAFLCCISVDRYLAVAHPLKFAKVRRVKTALLVSVVVWVTEIVANSAPLFHDELFKDRFNHTFCFEKYPMQDWVAGMNLYRTFLGFLAPWGAMLAAYRGILRAVRTNVSTERQEKAKIKRLALSLILIVLLCFAPYHVLLLWRSVLFLSNPCDCGAEENLFGAYHVTLALTSLNCVADPILYCFVNEGARHDVGRALATLFGLFQRGQSPETLMGASITVETPLAMKKPDFYGEVKTNAYKTDIEVLKDECLQMTILSVKK